The proteins below are encoded in one region of Coffea arabica cultivar ET-39 chromosome 4c, Coffea Arabica ET-39 HiFi, whole genome shotgun sequence:
- the LOC113738897 gene encoding palmitoyl-acyl carrier protein thioesterase, chloroplastic-like, with translation MALIKHVCLNYPCLIRPEVIKNHDNVGIPVAKFVGNSRSHGRNLRRFLRVNATTGPPRNVQTINGNKVNGIYVDGIPSFAQEQRPSVKENSNEEPNHEYLLGRFVEDRFVYRQSFIIRSYEIGPEKTATMETIMNLLQETALNHVTSSGVSGNGFGATREMSLRKLIWVVTRIHIQVEKYSSWGDVVEIDTWVAAAGKNGMRRDWVIRDYNTQKIITRATSTWVIMNRETRRLCKIPDEVREEVQPFYLNRVSISTEDTDSEKIEKLTDETAERIRSGLAPRWNDMDANQHVNNVKYIGWILESVPINILEDYNLTSMTLEYRRECTQSNVLESLTSMKPDGKDDQEGSSKLVVKNDKKGWECTHLLRMEADQAEIVRARSVWQYKQHRLII, from the exons ATGGCCTTGATAAAGCATGTTTGTCTGAATTATCCTTGCCTGATCAGGCCAGAGGTGATCAAGAATCATGACAATGTGGGCATCCCAGTAGCAAAATTCGTGGGCAATTCGAGGTCCCATGGTCGAAATCTTAGGCGCTTTTTGAGGGTGAATGCAACAACAGGCCCTCCAAGAAATGTTCAAACAATTAATGGAAACAAAGTAAATGGGATTTATGTTGATGGGATACCATCTTTTGCACAAGAACAGCGTCCATCGGTGAAAGAAAATAGCAATGAGGAGCCAAATCATGAGTATCTTCTTGGAAGATTCGTTGAAGACAGGTTTGTGTATAGACAGTCGTTTATTATCAGGTCCTACGAAATTGGACCAGAGAAGACTGCGACCATGGAAACCATTATGAATCTTCTTCAG GAGACAGCTCTGAATCATGTAACAAGCTCTGGTGTGTCTGGAAATGGTTTTGGTGCAACTCGTGAGATGAGCCTCCGGAAACTCATTTGGGTGGTCACTCGCATTCATATCCAAGTCGAGAAATATAGCTCCTG GGGCGATGTTGTTGAGATTGATACTTGGGTAGCTGCAGCAGGTAAGAATGGAATGCGTCGAGACTGGGTAATTCGAGACTACAACACCCAAAAGATTATAACAAGGGCAACAAG CACATGGGTGATAATGAACAGAGAAACAAGAAGGTTATGTAAAATCCCAGATGAAGTAAGAGAAGAAGTCCAGCCCTTTTACTTGAACAGAGTTTCAATATCCACAGAAGATACCGATAGCGAAAAGATCGAAAAATTGACTGATGAAACAGCAGAAAGAATCCGATCAGGTCTAGCT CCTCGATGGAATGACATGGATGCTAACCAGCACGTCAATAATGTCAAATACATAGGATGGATTTTGGAG AGCGTGCCCATCAATATCTTAGAGGACTATAATCTCACAAGCATGACATTAGAATATAGACGTGAATGCACGCAATCCAATGTTCTCGAGTCCCTAACAAGTATGAAACCAGACGGAAAAGATGATCAAGAAGGCAGCTCAAAATTGGTGGTAAAGAATGATAAGAAAGGTTGGGAATGCACGCATTTGCTTCGCATGGAAGCTGATCAGGCAGAGATAGTCCGAGCAAGATCAGTATGGCAGTACAAACAACATCGCcttatcatttga